A window of Lujinxingia vulgaris genomic DNA:
ATTCATAGAAATAGAATGCTTAACAGGACAAGTCCGGATTAGCTATACCAATTTTCCGATTCGCCTTGCCGCTTGTCACTCCCTGTTCATTATAACAAGCCTGTTCAAATATTAAAACAATCATTTGAATGTATAATTGACAATCTAGCGAAATATTTGTACACTTGTATTAATCAAACGTTCGTTTGAACGTATAACTATTAGAAGGATATTAGTTGGCTCTAGTATCCACAAAGGAGTTGGTGGAGCTGATTACGACAATTTTTTCCGCTGTTGCAGCTTACGTTGCGACCAGCATTGATTATGTCATCATTTTGTTGATCCTGTTTTCGCAGACGATGAAAAAAGGTCAGTTAAAATCCATAGTCATCGGTCAATATTTGGGAACAGCCATATTAGTGGGTGTCAGTCTATTGGCTGCGTAT
This region includes:
- a CDS encoding cadmium resistance transporter; translation: MELITTIFSAVAAYVATSIDYVIILLILFSQTMKKGQLKSIVIGQYLGTAILVGVSLLAAYGLTLVPTHWVGLLGLIPIYLGVKVWKREEEENDEEDLLSRLSSGKSNRLFVT